A genomic segment from Thermus sp. LT1-2-5 encodes:
- a CDS encoding RNB domain-containing ribonuclease — translation MVLRPALVIYKGKPALAEEKGDRLELTLGTGEKLKVRPKDVLLLHPGPASLVLEVPEGEEEAAWELLQGEAVSLKELAELVYGAYTPEAAYGAYLLAQKGERFVLEGERVRARTAEELAQWLAAKREKEARERAFQEGIARIKAGSPAPEDRPLLAGVEAVAWGEQRESPVLRALGLAETPEAAHGLLLRLGLWRRENPHPRRLGLPLEAPRLPLPPLPEEKREDLTHLPAYAIDDEGSQDPDDALYAERVEGGFRLLVHVADVAALVAPGSPLDQEALRRGANLYLPEGTVPMLPPEATALLGLGLQPVSPALTFALWVSEEGELLEERIFPSWVRVERLTYAEAMGRPELAPLREVAEAFRRRRLAQGALEISLPEVKVRVEGDRVQILPLPPYGSRIWVREAMLLAGYAAAHLAFREGLPFPYATQEAPSRRVEGEGLAAMWEQRKALKRAQLKAVPAPHKGLGLPLYAQVTSPLRRYLDLVAHQQLRAWLKGEKPLSQAELLERVGAAEAVADAVREAERKSKLHWTLLYLQEAGYEGVGVLVERRGGQGVFLLPELGLSAQVALPKPLPLNAEVRLRFLEADLAGLEARFTLV, via the coding sequence ATGGTGCTTAGACCAGCCCTCGTTATCTACAAAGGCAAGCCCGCTTTGGCCGAGGAAAAGGGGGACCGCTTAGAGCTCACCCTGGGCACAGGGGAAAAGCTCAAGGTGCGCCCCAAGGACGTTCTCCTCCTCCACCCAGGCCCTGCGAGCCTGGTCTTGGAGGTGCCGGAAGGGGAAGAGGAGGCGGCCTGGGAGCTTCTTCAGGGAGAGGCGGTGAGCCTGAAGGAGCTCGCCGAGCTGGTCTACGGGGCCTACACCCCGGAGGCGGCCTACGGGGCCTACCTCCTGGCGCAAAAGGGGGAGCGCTTCGTGCTGGAAGGGGAAAGGGTTAGGGCCCGCACCGCGGAGGAGCTCGCCCAGTGGCTTGCGGCCAAACGGGAGAAAGAGGCGCGGGAAAGGGCCTTCCAGGAGGGCATCGCCCGGATTAAGGCGGGAAGCCCCGCCCCGGAGGACCGCCCCCTCCTCGCCGGGGTGGAGGCGGTGGCCTGGGGCGAGCAGCGGGAGAGCCCGGTGCTGAGGGCCTTGGGCCTGGCCGAAACCCCCGAGGCGGCCCACGGCCTCCTCCTGCGGCTTGGCCTTTGGCGGCGGGAAAACCCCCACCCCAGGCGCCTTGGCCTCCCCTTGGAGGCCCCTCGCCTTCCCCTTCCCCCCTTGCCGGAGGAAAAGCGGGAGGACCTCACCCACCTGCCCGCCTACGCCATCGACGACGAGGGGAGCCAGGACCCCGACGACGCCCTTTACGCCGAGCGGGTGGAGGGAGGCTTCCGCCTCCTGGTCCACGTGGCGGACGTGGCCGCCCTGGTGGCCCCGGGAAGCCCCTTGGACCAGGAGGCCCTGCGCCGGGGGGCGAACCTTTACCTTCCCGAGGGCACCGTGCCCATGCTTCCTCCAGAGGCCACGGCCCTTTTGGGGCTTGGGCTACAGCCGGTTTCCCCGGCCCTTACCTTTGCCCTTTGGGTTTCGGAAGAGGGGGAGCTCTTGGAGGAGCGCATTTTCCCCAGCTGGGTGCGGGTGGAGCGGCTCACCTACGCCGAGGCCATGGGGCGCCCGGAGCTTGCCCCCTTGCGGGAGGTGGCGGAGGCCTTCCGCCGACGGCGCCTGGCCCAAGGGGCCTTGGAGATTTCCCTCCCCGAGGTGAAGGTGCGGGTGGAAGGGGATAGGGTCCAGATCCTTCCCCTCCCCCCCTACGGGAGCCGTATCTGGGTGCGGGAGGCCATGCTCCTCGCCGGCTACGCCGCCGCCCACCTGGCCTTCCGGGAGGGCCTTCCCTTCCCCTACGCCACCCAAGAGGCCCCAAGCCGCAGGGTGGAGGGGGAGGGGCTTGCCGCCATGTGGGAGCAGCGAAAGGCCCTGAAGCGGGCCCAACTTAAGGCGGTGCCCGCCCCCCACAAGGGCTTAGGCCTTCCCCTCTACGCCCAGGTGACGAGCCCTCTAAGGCGCTACCTGGACCTGGTGGCCCACCAGCAGCTCAGGGCCTGGCTCAAAGGGGAAAAGCCCCTTTCCCAAGCGGAGCTTCTGGAGCGGGTGGGGGCGGCGGAGGCGGTGGCGGACGCCGTGCGGGAGGCGGAGCGCAAGAGCAAGCTCCACTGGACCCTCCTGTACCTCCAGGAGGCGGGCTACGAAGGGGTGGGGGTCTTGGTGGAGAGGCGGGGTGGGCAGGGGGTTTTCCTCCTGCCCGAGCTGGGCCTTTCCGCCCAGGTGGCCCTGCCCAAGCCCCTTCCCCTTAACGCCGAGGTCCGCCTCCGCTTCCTGGAGGCGGACCTGGCGGGTTTGGAGGCCCGGTTTACCCTGGTCTAG
- a CDS encoding glycerol-3-phosphate acyltransferase — protein MLWAFLAGYVLGGLPTVYWFGALRGRAFRSLDAYGTLGSVPGLMALFLDLFKGALAVALGEAIAGSPLGGLWGGVGAVWGHAFSPWLFLRGGKALAPGLGVLFAVDPRLLLGAFFLFALLTFLSRKPRPALLATALAVPLLAAWLGKTPEHLLFGVGVSLPVVLRHLGDEAYSEPKV, from the coding sequence ATGCTTTGGGCTTTTCTCGCAGGGTACGTCCTGGGCGGGCTTCCAACGGTCTACTGGTTCGGGGCCCTCCGGGGCCGAGCCTTTAGGTCCTTGGACGCCTACGGGACTTTAGGCTCTGTCCCAGGCCTCATGGCCCTCTTCCTAGACCTCTTCAAGGGAGCCCTTGCCGTGGCCCTTGGCGAGGCGATTGCGGGGAGCCCTTTGGGGGGGCTTTGGGGGGGCGTGGGGGCGGTGTGGGGACACGCCTTTTCCCCGTGGCTTTTCCTCCGCGGGGGCAAGGCCCTGGCGCCCGGGTTGGGGGTCCTTTTCGCTGTGGATCCTAGGCTTCTTTTGGGAGCCTTTTTTCTCTTCGCCCTCCTTACCTTCCTAAGTCGCAAGCCCCGTCCTGCCTTGCTGGCCACGGCGCTGGCTGTGCCCCTCTTGGCCGCTTGGTTGGGGAAAACCCCAGAACACCTTCTTTTCGGCGTGGGAGTGAGCCTTCCTGTGGTCCTGCGTCATCTCGGAGATGAGGCTTACTCGGAACCGAAGGTATAG
- a CDS encoding SufE family protein yields the protein MVPPKLQAVLDLIRSLPKELKTEVLLDYAKKVPPPPQGVELERVHECQTPFFLRAEVEEGRVRLHFMVPDEAPTVKAFAGILKEGLEGEPPEAVLAVPPSFYRGAGLEEILTPLRLRGLEAALLRLQEQVRRAL from the coding sequence ATGGTGCCTCCCAAGCTGCAAGCGGTGTTGGACCTCATCCGCTCCCTGCCCAAGGAGCTGAAGACCGAGGTCCTCTTGGACTACGCCAAGAAGGTTCCCCCGCCCCCTCAAGGGGTGGAGCTGGAGCGGGTGCACGAGTGCCAGACCCCCTTTTTCCTCAGGGCGGAGGTGGAGGAGGGGAGGGTGCGCCTCCACTTCATGGTCCCCGACGAGGCCCCCACGGTGAAGGCCTTCGCCGGGATCCTCAAAGAGGGCCTCGAGGGCGAACCCCCCGAGGCCGTCCTCGCCGTGCCCCCCTCCTTCTACCGGGGGGCGGGACTGGAGGAGATCCTCACCCCCCTAAGGCTTCGGGGCTTAGAGGCGGCGCTTTTGCGCCTGCAGGAGCAGGTGCGCCGGGCGCTTTGA
- a CDS encoding SDR family oxidoreductase produces the protein MRVALISGASRGIGEATARLLHAKGYRVGLFARDEARLLALAQELGEGALPLPGDVRRLADWERAVALLEEAFGGVYALVNNAGIGIMKPLAELSEGEFREVLEVNLVGPFLGLKAALPALRRAGGVVVNVGSLAGKNPFKGGGAYNASKFGLLGLMGAAMLELREEGVRVVNVLPGSVDTGFAGNTPGAAWKLAPEDVAKAILFALEMPERALVSEIELRPTQPPAKGG, from the coding sequence ATGCGGGTGGCGCTCATCTCGGGGGCGAGCCGGGGCATCGGCGAGGCCACGGCCCGCCTCCTCCACGCCAAGGGCTATCGGGTGGGGCTTTTCGCCCGGGACGAAGCGAGGCTTTTGGCCCTGGCCCAGGAGCTTGGGGAAGGGGCCTTGCCCCTTCCGGGCGACGTGCGGCGGCTTGCGGACTGGGAGCGGGCGGTGGCCCTCTTGGAGGAGGCCTTTGGCGGGGTCTATGCCCTGGTGAACAACGCCGGCATCGGCATTATGAAGCCCCTTGCTGAGCTTTCCGAGGGGGAGTTCCGCGAGGTCTTGGAGGTGAACCTGGTGGGGCCCTTCCTAGGGCTCAAGGCCGCCCTTCCCGCCCTCCGGCGGGCGGGGGGCGTGGTGGTGAACGTGGGGAGCCTGGCGGGGAAGAACCCCTTCAAGGGGGGAGGGGCCTACAACGCCAGCAAGTTTGGCCTTCTCGGCCTCATGGGGGCGGCCATGCTGGAACTGAGGGAAGAGGGGGTGCGGGTGGTGAACGTCCTGCCGGGCTCGGTGGACACGGGTTTCGCCGGGAACACCCCGGGGGCGGCTTGGAAGCTCGCCCCCGAGGACGTGGCCAAGGCCATCCTCTTCGCCCTGGAGATGCCGGAAAGGGCCCTGGTGAGCGAGATAGAGCTTAGGCCCACCCAGCCCCCCGCCAAGGGAGGGTAG
- the coaE gene encoding dephospho-CoA kinase (Dephospho-CoA kinase (CoaE) performs the final step in coenzyme A biosynthesis.), translating into MAHQAKHPIIIGITGNIGSGKSTVARLLRAWGYPVLDLDLLAERAREAKKEELKRLFPEAFRGEDLDRRALGRLVFGDPEKLRALEDLLHPEIRRLLEAELARLEAPLVFLEIPLLFEKGWEARLDGTLLVAAPWEVRLRRVVARSGLSPEEVLARERAQLPEAEKRKRATWVVENAGSLQDLEEALREVLADIRARFGVR; encoded by the coding sequence ATGGCGCACCAGGCGAAGCACCCCATCATTATCGGCATCACCGGGAACATCGGCAGCGGCAAGAGCACCGTGGCCCGCCTCCTGCGGGCGTGGGGCTACCCCGTCTTGGACCTGGACCTTTTGGCGGAGAGGGCGCGGGAGGCCAAAAAGGAGGAACTTAAGCGGCTTTTCCCCGAGGCGTTCCGGGGGGAGGATCTGGACCGGAGGGCCCTGGGGCGGCTCGTCTTCGGCGACCCGGAAAAGCTAAGGGCCCTGGAGGACCTCCTCCACCCTGAGATCCGCCGCCTCCTGGAGGCCGAGCTGGCCCGCCTCGAGGCCCCCTTGGTCTTCCTGGAGATCCCCCTTCTCTTTGAGAAGGGCTGGGAGGCGCGCCTAGACGGCACCCTCCTGGTGGCGGCTCCTTGGGAGGTGCGCCTCAGGCGGGTGGTGGCCCGTTCGGGGCTCAGCCCCGAGGAGGTCTTGGCCCGGGAACGGGCGCAACTACCCGAGGCGGAAAAGCGCAAGCGGGCCACCTGGGTGGTGGAGAATGCGGGAAGCCTACAGGACCTGGAGGAGGCCCTAAGGGAAGTGCTCGCCGACATCCGGGCGCGCTTTGGGGTAAGGTAG
- a CDS encoding HD domain-containing protein: MLRLVRHVDFPFYTPKGAFPVGGAVRDLLLGLRPKDLDFAAPDPQKAAEAAKERLGGSLFALDPQRGHYRLVAGELTLDFTPLEGSPEEDLRRRDFRLNALLWKEGRVFGLPGVEEDLRKRLLVPVREENLYQDPLRSLRGVRLAASLGLGLPPATREALRRHAQHLQAHPEALPAQERVREELERLLLSSRAAFGLELLARLGLLPVYLPELAFLQGLFQGGVHHLDAWRHTLSVLFHLLWLWPEAPLEARLAALYHDVGKSFTRRFDPEVGRYRFLGHAEVGAEVAKAALAWLRFPKATGEKVSALVRRHMDRPPEERGALRRFLLKRQDLLPHLLYLMAADRLGAKGLEEEAWELLRRFQEALAEPLPQRPLLSGEEVMALLGLEPGPEVGQALQALLLAQAEGRVASREEAEAFLLYWKEHGRPA, from the coding sequence GTGCTTCGCCTGGTGCGCCATGTGGACTTCCCCTTTTATACCCCCAAGGGGGCCTTCCCCGTGGGGGGGGCGGTGCGGGACCTCCTCTTGGGCCTAAGGCCCAAGGACCTGGACTTCGCCGCCCCCGACCCCCAAAAAGCGGCGGAGGCGGCCAAAGAGCGCCTTGGGGGAAGCCTCTTCGCCTTGGACCCCCAAAGGGGCCACTACCGCCTGGTGGCGGGGGAGCTCACCCTGGACTTCACCCCCCTGGAGGGGAGCCCGGAAGAGGACCTCAGGCGGCGGGACTTCCGCCTCAACGCCCTCTTGTGGAAGGAGGGCAGGGTCTTCGGGCTCCCTGGGGTGGAGGAGGACCTCAGGAAGCGGCTTTTGGTCCCGGTGCGGGAGGAAAACCTCTACCAGGACCCTCTGCGGAGCCTAAGGGGCGTGCGCCTGGCGGCAAGCCTGGGCCTCGGCCTACCCCCAGCCACCCGGGAGGCCCTCCGCCGCCACGCCCAACACCTCCAGGCCCACCCCGAGGCCCTCCCGGCGCAGGAGCGGGTGCGGGAGGAGCTGGAAAGGCTCCTCCTTTCCTCCCGGGCCGCCTTTGGCCTCGAGCTCCTGGCCCGGCTCGGCCTCCTTCCCGTCTACCTCCCCGAGCTCGCCTTCCTGCAGGGGCTGTTCCAGGGGGGCGTGCACCACCTGGACGCCTGGCGGCACACCCTCTCCGTGCTCTTCCACCTCCTTTGGCTCTGGCCCGAGGCCCCCCTGGAGGCCCGCCTCGCCGCCCTTTACCACGACGTGGGGAAGTCCTTCACCCGCCGCTTCGACCCCGAGGTGGGGCGGTACCGTTTCCTGGGCCATGCGGAGGTGGGGGCGGAGGTGGCCAAGGCGGCCCTCGCCTGGCTCCGCTTCCCCAAGGCCACGGGGGAGAAGGTAAGCGCCCTGGTGCGCCGCCACATGGACCGCCCCCCCGAGGAGAGGGGCGCTTTACGCCGCTTCCTCCTCAAGCGCCAAGACCTCCTCCCCCACCTCCTCTACCTCATGGCGGCGGACCGCCTAGGGGCCAAGGGGCTGGAGGAAGAGGCCTGGGAACTCCTGAGGCGCTTCCAAGAGGCCCTGGCGGAGCCCTTGCCGCAAAGGCCCCTCCTCTCCGGGGAGGAGGTCATGGCCCTGCTGGGCCTGGAGCCGGGGCCCGAGGTGGGGCAGGCCCTTCAGGCCCTCCTCCTGGCCCAGGCGGAG